In one Lolium rigidum isolate FL_2022 chromosome 3, APGP_CSIRO_Lrig_0.1, whole genome shotgun sequence genomic region, the following are encoded:
- the LOC124694854 gene encoding molybdate-anion transporter-like, giving the protein MEAFYYVVFGALSAVVAGLELGKSGKDRVATPTAFNAFKNNYVLVYSLMMSGDWLQGPYVYYLYSQYGFDKGDIGRLFIAGFGSSMLFGTIVGSLADKQGRKRACITYCITYILSCITKHSPQYRVLMIGRILGGVATSLLFSAFESWLVAEHNKRGYDPQWLSITFSKAIFLGNGLIAIIAGLFANLLADNLGFGPVAPFDAAACFLAIGMAIIMSSWSENYGDSSEGKDLIAQFKGAAKAIASDEKIALLGAIQSLFEGSMYTFVFLWTPALSPNDEDIPHGFIFATFMLSSMLGSSIASRLLARKMKVEGYMQIVFSVSAVTLFLPVATSLLVPASLKGNGISFAGSLQLLGFCTFESCVGIFWPSIMKMRSQYIPEEARSTIMNFFRIPLNLFVCVVLYNVNAFPITVMFGMCSIFLFMAAILQRRLMVVADLHKLSTKAQEMTGEDEPLNP; this is encoded by the exons ATGGAGGCCTTCTACtacgtcgtcttcggcgcgctcTCCGCCGTGGTGGCGGGGCTCGAGCTCGGCAAGAGCGGCAAGGACCGCGTCGCCACGCCCACCGCCTTCAACGCCTTCAAGAACAACTACGTCCTCGTCTACTCACTCATGATGT CCGGGGACTGGCTGCAGGGCCCCTACGTCTACTACCTCTACAGCCAGTACGGCTTCGACAAGGGCGACATCGGCCGCCTCTTCATCGCCGGCTTCGGCTCATCCATGCTCTTCGGCACCATCGTAGGCTCACTCGCAGACAAGCA GGGCCGCAAGCGGGCCTGCATCACCTACTGCATCACCTACATCCTCAGCTGCATCACCAAGCACTCGCCGCAGTACCGGGTGCTCATGATCGGCCGCATCCTCGGCGGCGTCGCCACCTCGCTGCTCTTCTCCGCCTTCGAGTCATGGCTCGTCGCAGAGCACAACAAG AGAGGCTATGATCCGCAGTGGCTGTCCATCACGTTTTCCAAGGCTATATTTCTGGGAAATGGCCTGATTGCCATCATCGCTGGGCTGTTTGCGAACCTGCTTGCTGATAACCTGGGCTTTGGTCCCGTGGCTCCTTTTGATGCGGCGGCATGCTTCCTGGCAATAGGCATGGCTATCATAATGTCCTCGTGGAGCGAAAACTATGGAGATTCATCTGAAGGCAAGGACTTGATCGCTCAGTTCAAGGGTGCGGCTAAGGCAATTGCTTCAG ATGAAAAGATTGCCTTGCTGGGAGCCATACAGTCGTTGTTCGAGGGCTCAATGTACACCTTTGTCTTCCTCTGGACTCCAGCATTGAGCCCAAATGACGAAGACATTCCTCATGGCTTTATATTTGCGACGTTCATGCTCTCATCTATGTTGGGTAGCTCCATTGCTTCACGCTTATTGGCCCGGAAAATGAAGGTCGAAGGTTATATGCAGATAGTGTTTTCAGTATCAGCAGTCACCCTTTTCCTTCCTGTTGCCACCAGC CTCCTAGTGCCAGCTTCACTGAAAGGAAACGGCATCTCGTTTGCAGGCTCACTACAGCTGCTTGGTTTCTGTACCTTTGAGTCATGTGTCGGCATTTTCTGGCCATCTATCATGAAAATGAGGTCTCAATATATTCCTGAGGAGGCAAGAAGCACGATCATGAATTTCTTCCGCATACCGCTGAACCTGTTTGTCTGCGTGGTGCTGTACAAT GTGAACGCGTTCCCTATCACCGTCATGTTTGGCATGTGCTCCATCTTCCTCTTCATGGCAGCAATCTTGCAGAGACGGCTAATGGTTGTTGCTGACCTACACAAACTATCAACAA AAGCACAAGAGATGACTGGGGAAGACGAACCACTAAATCCTTGA